From Mycteria americana isolate JAX WOST 10 ecotype Jacksonville Zoo and Gardens chromosome 4, USCA_MyAme_1.0, whole genome shotgun sequence, one genomic window encodes:
- the NELFA gene encoding negative elongation factor A isoform X2 — MPVENPLFFRPAPKMASMRESDTGLWLHNKLGSTDELWAPPSIASLLTASVIDNIRLCFHGLSSAVKLKLLLGMLHLPRRAVDEMKGALTEIIQLATLDSDPWVLMVADILKSFPDTGSLNLDLEEQNPNVQDILGELREKVSECETSAMLPLECQYLNKNALTTLAGPLTPPVKHFQLKRKPKSATLRAELLQKSTETAQQLKKTAGVPFHAKGRGLVKKIDTTTPLKGIPKQAPFRSTSAPSVFSPSGNRTPIPPSRTPLRKERGVKLLDISELDMVGAGREAKRRRKTLDTEVVEKQAKEETVVENATPDYAAGLVSTQKLGSLNNEPALPSTSYLPATPSVVPSSSYIPSSETQPAASARETLQTNRQTEEPAAPNATTTLPAQFKQRTPMYNSNSNPPAATPTSPLTPTTPPAISPAAQAPQVAPQTQQQPPPKKSLSLTREQMYAAQEMFKTANKVTRPEKALILGFMAGSRENPCQEQGDIIQIKLSEHTEDLPKADGTGSTTMLVDTVFEMNYATGEWTRFKKYKPITNVS, encoded by the exons ATGCCCGTGGAGAATCCCCTCTTTTTTCGCCCCGCTCCCAAGATGGCGTCGATGCGGGAGAGCGACACTGGCCTGTGGCTGCACAACAAGCTGGGCTCCACAGACGAGCTGTGGGCGCCGCCGAGCATTGCCTCGCTGCTCACGGCTTCGGTGATCGACAACATCCGCCTCTGTTTCCACGGCCTCTCCTCGGCCGTCAAGCTCAAGCTACTCCTGGGGATGCTGCACCTGCCTCGCCGGGCGGTGGATGAG aTGAAAGGGGCACTGACTGAAATTATCCAGCTCGCTACCTTGGATTCAGACCCCTGGGTCTTAATGGtagctgatattttaaaatcctttccagaTACTGGCTCCCTTAACCTTGATCTTGAAGAACAGAATCCCAATGTTCAAGATATTTTAGGAGAGCTTAGAGAAAAAG TAAGTGAATGTGAAACTTCAGCTATGTTGCCGTTGGAATGCCAATACTTAAACAAAAATGCCTTGACAACACTAGCTGGGCCACTTACTCCCCCAGTGAAACACTTCCAGCTGAAAAGGAAACCTAAAAGTGCCACTCTCAGAGCTGAACTCTTGCAGAAGT caacaGAAACTGCACAACAGCTCAAGAAGACTGCAGGAGTGCCTTTCCATGCCAAAGGCAGGGGACTGGTCAAAAAGATAGATACGACAA CACCACTCAAAGGAATACCAAAACAAGCTCCGTTCAGGAGTACTTCAGCACCTAGTGTATTTAGTCCTTCTGGAAACAGAACTCCTATTCCTCCTTCAAGAACACCTTTGCGCAAAGAAAGAGGAGTAAAG CTTCTAGATATCTCTGAGCTGGATATGGTAGGTGCTGGCCgtgaagcaaagagaagaagaaagacatTAG ATACAGAAGTTGTGGAAAAGCAAGCCAAAGAAGAAACAGTAGTAGAAAATGCTACCCCAGATTATGCTGCTGGCCTTGTGTCTACACag aaactTGGCTCATTGAACAATGAGCCTGCACTACCTTCTACAAGTTATTTACCTGCTACCCCCAGTGTGGTGCCGTCTTCCTCGTATATCCCAAGCTCTGAAACACAGCCAG CTGCCTCTGCACGAGAGACCTTGCAGACTAACAGACAGACTGAAGAGCCTGCAGCTCCAAATGCTACCACAACTCTTCCTGCACAATTCAAACAAAGAACACCCATGTACAATAGTAACTCTAATCCACCTGCAGCTACACCTACCTCACCCCTAACGCCTACCACACCTCCTGCCATTTCCCCTGCGGCACAAGCACCACAAGTGGCCCCCCAAACTCAGCAACAGCCACCACCgaaaaaaagcctctctctcaCA AGGGAGCAAATGTATGCTGCACAGGAAATGTTCAAGACTGCAAACAAGGTTACAAGGCCAGAAAAGGCTCTTATACTTGGATTCATGGCAGGATCCAGAG AGAATCCTTGCCAAGAGCAAGGTGACATCATCCAAATTAAACTTAGTGAGCATACAGAAGATTTACCAAAGGCAGATGGCACTGGCAGCACCACTATGTTGGTTGATACAGTCTTTGAAATGAACTATGCTACTGGTGAATGGACCAGATTCAAGAAGTACAAGCCTATAACTAACGTTTCCTAA
- the NELFA gene encoding negative elongation factor A isoform X1, whose product MRRSSLFLLPGRRHFRCLHKMPVENPLFFRPAPKMASMRESDTGLWLHNKLGSTDELWAPPSIASLLTASVIDNIRLCFHGLSSAVKLKLLLGMLHLPRRAVDEMKGALTEIIQLATLDSDPWVLMVADILKSFPDTGSLNLDLEEQNPNVQDILGELREKVSECETSAMLPLECQYLNKNALTTLAGPLTPPVKHFQLKRKPKSATLRAELLQKSTETAQQLKKTAGVPFHAKGRGLVKKIDTTTPLKGIPKQAPFRSTSAPSVFSPSGNRTPIPPSRTPLRKERGVKLLDISELDMVGAGREAKRRRKTLDTEVVEKQAKEETVVENATPDYAAGLVSTQKLGSLNNEPALPSTSYLPATPSVVPSSSYIPSSETQPAASARETLQTNRQTEEPAAPNATTTLPAQFKQRTPMYNSNSNPPAATPTSPLTPTTPPAISPAAQAPQVAPQTQQQPPPKKSLSLTREQMYAAQEMFKTANKVTRPEKALILGFMAGSRENPCQEQGDIIQIKLSEHTEDLPKADGTGSTTMLVDTVFEMNYATGEWTRFKKYKPITNVS is encoded by the exons ATGAGAAGATCCTCACTATTTTTGCTTCCTGGGCGCCGCCATTTTAG GTGTCTTCATAAAATGCCCGTGGAGAATCCCCTCTTTTTTCGCCCCGCTCCCAAGATGGCGTCGATGCGGGAGAGCGACACTGGCCTGTGGCTGCACAACAAGCTGGGCTCCACAGACGAGCTGTGGGCGCCGCCGAGCATTGCCTCGCTGCTCACGGCTTCGGTGATCGACAACATCCGCCTCTGTTTCCACGGCCTCTCCTCGGCCGTCAAGCTCAAGCTACTCCTGGGGATGCTGCACCTGCCTCGCCGGGCGGTGGATGAG aTGAAAGGGGCACTGACTGAAATTATCCAGCTCGCTACCTTGGATTCAGACCCCTGGGTCTTAATGGtagctgatattttaaaatcctttccagaTACTGGCTCCCTTAACCTTGATCTTGAAGAACAGAATCCCAATGTTCAAGATATTTTAGGAGAGCTTAGAGAAAAAG TAAGTGAATGTGAAACTTCAGCTATGTTGCCGTTGGAATGCCAATACTTAAACAAAAATGCCTTGACAACACTAGCTGGGCCACTTACTCCCCCAGTGAAACACTTCCAGCTGAAAAGGAAACCTAAAAGTGCCACTCTCAGAGCTGAACTCTTGCAGAAGT caacaGAAACTGCACAACAGCTCAAGAAGACTGCAGGAGTGCCTTTCCATGCCAAAGGCAGGGGACTGGTCAAAAAGATAGATACGACAA CACCACTCAAAGGAATACCAAAACAAGCTCCGTTCAGGAGTACTTCAGCACCTAGTGTATTTAGTCCTTCTGGAAACAGAACTCCTATTCCTCCTTCAAGAACACCTTTGCGCAAAGAAAGAGGAGTAAAG CTTCTAGATATCTCTGAGCTGGATATGGTAGGTGCTGGCCgtgaagcaaagagaagaagaaagacatTAG ATACAGAAGTTGTGGAAAAGCAAGCCAAAGAAGAAACAGTAGTAGAAAATGCTACCCCAGATTATGCTGCTGGCCTTGTGTCTACACag aaactTGGCTCATTGAACAATGAGCCTGCACTACCTTCTACAAGTTATTTACCTGCTACCCCCAGTGTGGTGCCGTCTTCCTCGTATATCCCAAGCTCTGAAACACAGCCAG CTGCCTCTGCACGAGAGACCTTGCAGACTAACAGACAGACTGAAGAGCCTGCAGCTCCAAATGCTACCACAACTCTTCCTGCACAATTCAAACAAAGAACACCCATGTACAATAGTAACTCTAATCCACCTGCAGCTACACCTACCTCACCCCTAACGCCTACCACACCTCCTGCCATTTCCCCTGCGGCACAAGCACCACAAGTGGCCCCCCAAACTCAGCAACAGCCACCACCgaaaaaaagcctctctctcaCA AGGGAGCAAATGTATGCTGCACAGGAAATGTTCAAGACTGCAAACAAGGTTACAAGGCCAGAAAAGGCTCTTATACTTGGATTCATGGCAGGATCCAGAG AGAATCCTTGCCAAGAGCAAGGTGACATCATCCAAATTAAACTTAGTGAGCATACAGAAGATTTACCAAAGGCAGATGGCACTGGCAGCACCACTATGTTGGTTGATACAGTCTTTGAAATGAACTATGCTACTGGTGAATGGACCAGATTCAAGAAGTACAAGCCTATAACTAACGTTTCCTAA